The window ATAGAAATAAAAAAAAGAGAATTTTTTTCTTCTTTAACTGATGAGGATATGGATAAACTTATTGAAAATATTGAAGGAGCAAACTATATATATAATCAAAAAGAAAGAGAAGAATTAATTATATTATATACTTTAATGAAAAAAGATAATTTTTTATTAAAAGAAATAGCAGAAAAATTAGGGACAAGTAAATCTACTATTAGAAATGACTTGAAAAATTTAAAAAAGATATTATTGGAATATAATATCAGACTATTACAAGATGATAAACTAAAATATTATTTTAGCTACTCAGAGGAAGATTATAGATATTTCATAGCAATTTATCTATATAAATATGTAAGCTTTGATAAAAAATATGACAAAATCTTTTTTGATGATATAAGTTATTTTAGAAAAATGATTTATAGGGAAATTAAAGAAGAATATATGACTGAAATAGAATCTGTTTCTAAGAGAATGAAAAAAGCAGAATTAGATTATATGGATGAAACTTTAAATATATTAGTCATTTTAATGATTATTTCCAATAAAAGAGAAAAGAAAAATGATAATTTAAAGATTGAAAATATAGAAATTTTAGAAAAACGAGAAGAATATTTACAACTTAAAAAGATTTTTCCCGATTTTTCAAAGACTAGTCTATTGTTTTTTACAGATTATCTATTCAGAATAACAAGAGATGAGAAAGATGTTTTTGTAAAATTTAAAAATTGGTTGGATATATGTGTAGCTATAAGTAAGATAGTAAGAGTTTTCGAAATTGAAAATAGGGTTGATTTAAAGGATATAGATATTTTTCTTGATGAGATATTTTATTATATAAAACCTTTAATTTTTAGAACTAAGAGAAAGATAAAGTTAAAAAACTCAATATTAAAAGATGTAAAAAAGCTTTATCCAATAATACTTAATTTTTTAAAAAAGAATTTTTATTTTTTAGAAGAAGTTATCAATGAAAAAGTTTCAGAGGAGGAAATTGCATATTTAGTACCTTTTTTTCATAAAGCTTTACAAAATAACAATAAAATAAATAAAAAAGGAATACTTGTTACAACTTATAAGGAAAATATAGCAATTTTCTTAAAAGAAGATATAGAAACAGAATTTTTAATTGATATAGATAAGATTTTAACCTTAAAAAGCTTTGAACAAATGGAAAAAAATTTAGATGATTATGACTATATTTTAACAACTTTCTCTGTAGAAAAAGATTTTGTGAAAGAAATTAAGCGAACTAAAATTATAGAGTTAAATCCCATTTTAACAGAAAAAGATATAAAAAAACTTGAAAATACGGGACTTGCAAAAAATAAAAAGATAAAGATGACAACTTTATTAAAAGTGATATTAGAAAATTCATTCAATGTTGATGTAAAAAATCTTATACATGATTTAGATGAATCATTTCCAGAAAAAATATATAATGATATAGATAGGAACAAATTCTCATTAGGAAATTTTTTAAAACAAGAGAATATTTTTAAAATAAATTTAGATTCATTTGAAGAAATTTTAGATAAATTTTTAAATTTATCTTTCTTGCAAAAAAGTGATATTAATGATATTATAAATAAAGCATCAAATAATAATTTTTACTCTTATTTAGGGTTTAAAATTGGGATAATTTTTCATAAATTAAATACAAAAAATAGTCAAAATAATGTACTTATTGCAGTAAATGAAAAAGAAATAGACATAAATAGTAAAAAAATAAGTACAGTTATACTAATAAATTCAAATTGTGAAAAAAAATACAGAGGAATTATTTATAGTTTTGTAAAATTATTTTTCTTAAATAATGAATTTAATATTACCAGTGATGAGTTAGATATCTATAATTTTTTAGCAACAATAGATAATTAAATATCTATGCAAAATAAACCATAGGAACTATGAGGATAGCTTGGAAAATATATGTGAGAACACACTTTTCAAGAAATACTCATTAAGTAACATCTAAAATTAAATTGAAAAAGGGGGATAGCTATGTGGACATCTAATACTATGACTTTTTGGGAAAGTATAGTGACTTTTTTGATAGGTTTCTCAATAGTGTTTGCAGCTTTGATAGCACTAGCACTATTTATACTTATATCATCAAAAGTTATAAATCTTTTAGTTAAAGATGAAGTACCTGAACAAAAGCCAACTGTAAGTAATGTAAATGCAAATGCAAATACAGTTACAAAAGTGGTTGCTAAAGAGGACAACCAAGAAGAAGTTGAAAGATTAGCAGTTATAATCTCAGCCATTAGTGAAGAAATGAGAGAGCCTGTTGAGAAATTCAGCATTGTTAGCATAACAGAAATTTAAAAATTTAAAAATTAGAGGAATTAGGAAAGGAGAAAAAATGAAATACGTAGTAACAGTAAATGGTAAAAAATTTGAGGTTGAAGTTGAAAAAGTTGGAGGAACAGGGAAATCATTATCTCGTCAACCTGTTGAAAGAAGAGAAACAGTTGCAAAATCAGAACCTGTTGTTGAAGCAAAAGCAGCTCCAGCTCCAGTTGAAGCAGCTCCAGCAGCAACATCTACTACTGGAGGAACTACAATAACAAGTCCAATGCCTGGATCAATTTTAGATGTTAAAGTAAATGTAGGAGACAAAGTTAAATTTGGACAAACTCTTGCAATATTAGAAGCAATGAAAATGGAAAATGATATCCCAGCAACAGTTGATGGAGAAGTTGCTGAAATAAGAGTTAAAAAAGGAGACGTAGTAGAAACTGACTCAGTTTTAATAGTGTTAAAATAAGGAGAGGATTTTAGATGAGTTTTTTTAAAGTATTAGTAGAACTATTAGAGGCGTCAGGTTTTGCAGCACTTACTTGGCAGAATATCGCTATGATACTTGTATCATTTGTTTTATTATATCTAG is drawn from Fusobacterium simiae and contains these coding sequences:
- a CDS encoding BglG family transcription antiterminator, whose amino-acid sequence is MLKKQHFELLKLIENEKKLPKIAEILNLSERSVRYKINEINEELGIKKIEIKKREFFSSLTDEDMDKLIENIEGANYIYNQKEREELIILYTLMKKDNFLLKEIAEKLGTSKSTIRNDLKNLKKILLEYNIRLLQDDKLKYYFSYSEEDYRYFIAIYLYKYVSFDKKYDKIFFDDISYFRKMIYREIKEEYMTEIESVSKRMKKAELDYMDETLNILVILMIISNKREKKNDNLKIENIEILEKREEYLQLKKIFPDFSKTSLLFFTDYLFRITRDEKDVFVKFKNWLDICVAISKIVRVFEIENRVDLKDIDIFLDEIFYYIKPLIFRTKRKIKLKNSILKDVKKLYPIILNFLKKNFYFLEEVINEKVSEEEIAYLVPFFHKALQNNNKINKKGILVTTYKENIAIFLKEDIETEFLIDIDKILTLKSFEQMEKNLDDYDYILTTFSVEKDFVKEIKRTKIIELNPILTEKDIKKLENTGLAKNKKIKMTTLLKVILENSFNVDVKNLIHDLDESFPEKIYNDIDRNKFSLGNFLKQENIFKINLDSFEEILDKFLNLSFLQKSDINDIINKASNNNFYSYLGFKIGIIFHKLNTKNSQNNVLIAVNEKEIDINSKKISTVILINSNCEKKYRGIIYSFVKLFFLNNEFNITSDELDIYNFLATIDN
- a CDS encoding OadG family protein; amino-acid sequence: MWTSNTMTFWESIVTFLIGFSIVFAALIALALFILISSKVINLLVKDEVPEQKPTVSNVNANANTVTKVVAKEDNQEEVERLAVIISAISEEMREPVEKFSIVSITEI
- a CDS encoding biotin/lipoyl-containing protein, whose amino-acid sequence is MKYVVTVNGKKFEVEVEKVGGTGKSLSRQPVERRETVAKSEPVVEAKAAPAPVEAAPAATSTTGGTTITSPMPGSILDVKVNVGDKVKFGQTLAILEAMKMENDIPATVDGEVAEIRVKKGDVVETDSVLIVLK